In a single window of the Bos taurus isolate L1 Dominette 01449 registration number 42190680 breed Hereford chromosome 23, ARS-UCD2.0, whole genome shotgun sequence genome:
- the HSD17B8 gene encoding (3R)-3-hydroxyacyl-CoA dehydrogenase, with translation MASPLRLRSALALVTGAGGGIGRAISVRLAAEGAAVAACDLDGAAARETVQLLGGPGTEEGAPRGAHAAFQADVSEAGAARRLLEQVQACFSRPPSVVVSCAGITRDEFLLHMSEDNWDKVIAVNLKGIFLVTQAAAQALVSSGCPGSIINISSIIGKVGNMGQTNYAASKAGVIGLTQSAARELGRHGIRCNSVLPGFIRTPMTQKVPQKVLDKVTGMIPMAHMGNPEDVADVVAFLASEDSGYITGASVEVTGGLFM, from the exons ATGGCGTCTCCGCTCCGATTGCGCTCCGCGCTGGCCCTGGTTACAG GTGCGGGCGGCGGCATTGGCCGCGCCATCAGCGTGCGCCTCGCCGCTGAGGGGGCCGCCGTAGCCGCTTGCGACCTGGACGGGGCAGCAGCACGGGAGACGGTGCAGCTGCTGGGAGGGCCGGGGACCGAGGAGGGGGCGCCCCGCGGAGCCCACGCCGCCTTCCAGGCTGATGTGTCTGAGGCAGGGGCCGCTAGGCGCCTGCTGGAGCAAGTGCAG GCCTGCTTTTCTCGCCCGCCGTCTGTCGTTGTGTCCTGTGCGGGCATCACCAGAGATGAATTTCTACTCCACATGTCTGAGGACAACTGGGACAAAGTCATAGCTGTCAACCTCAAG GGCATCTTTCTAGTCACTCAGGCTGCAGCCCAAGCCCTCGTGTCCAGCGGCTGTCCTGGCTCCATCATCAACATCAGTAGCATCATAGGCAAG GTGGGGAACATGGGACAGACAAACTATGCAGCATCCAAGGCTGGAGTGATTGGGCTGACCCAGTCTGCAGCCCGGGAACTTGGACG ACACGGGATCCGCTGTAACAGTGTCCTCCCAGGATTCATTAGAACACCCATGACCCAGAAAGTGCCACAGAAAGTGCTGGACAAG GTTACTGGAATGATCCCAATGGCACATATGGGGAACCCTGAGG ATGTGGCAGATGTCGTCGCATTCTTGGCATCTGAAGACAGTGGATACATCACAGGGGCATCAGTGGAAGTCACTG GAGGTCTTTTCATGTAA
- the HSD17B8 gene encoding (3R)-3-hydroxyacyl-CoA dehydrogenase isoform X1, producing the protein MASPLRLRSALALVTGAGGGIGRAISVRLAAEGAAVAACDLDGAAARETVQLLGGPGTEEGAPRGAHAAFQADVSEAGAARRLLEQVQACFSRPPSVVVSCAGITRDEFLLHMSEDNWDKVIAVNLKGIFLVTQAAAQALVSSGCPGSIINISSIIGKVRLSWEEVGNMGQTNYAASKAGVIGLTQSAARELGRHGIRCNSVLPGFIRTPMTQKVPQKVLDKVTGMIPMAHMGNPEDVADVVAFLASEDSGYITGASVEVTGGLFM; encoded by the exons ATGGCGTCTCCGCTCCGATTGCGCTCCGCGCTGGCCCTGGTTACAG GTGCGGGCGGCGGCATTGGCCGCGCCATCAGCGTGCGCCTCGCCGCTGAGGGGGCCGCCGTAGCCGCTTGCGACCTGGACGGGGCAGCAGCACGGGAGACGGTGCAGCTGCTGGGAGGGCCGGGGACCGAGGAGGGGGCGCCCCGCGGAGCCCACGCCGCCTTCCAGGCTGATGTGTCTGAGGCAGGGGCCGCTAGGCGCCTGCTGGAGCAAGTGCAG GCCTGCTTTTCTCGCCCGCCGTCTGTCGTTGTGTCCTGTGCGGGCATCACCAGAGATGAATTTCTACTCCACATGTCTGAGGACAACTGGGACAAAGTCATAGCTGTCAACCTCAAG GGCATCTTTCTAGTCACTCAGGCTGCAGCCCAAGCCCTCGTGTCCAGCGGCTGTCCTGGCTCCATCATCAACATCAGTAGCATCATAGGCAAGGTCAGGCTGAGCTGGGAGGAG GTGGGGAACATGGGACAGACAAACTATGCAGCATCCAAGGCTGGAGTGATTGGGCTGACCCAGTCTGCAGCCCGGGAACTTGGACG ACACGGGATCCGCTGTAACAGTGTCCTCCCAGGATTCATTAGAACACCCATGACCCAGAAAGTGCCACAGAAAGTGCTGGACAAG GTTACTGGAATGATCCCAATGGCACATATGGGGAACCCTGAGG ATGTGGCAGATGTCGTCGCATTCTTGGCATCTGAAGACAGTGGATACATCACAGGGGCATCAGTGGAAGTCACTG GAGGTCTTTTCATGTAA